One genomic region from Amycolatopsis sp. FBCC-B4732 encodes:
- a CDS encoding MerR family transcriptional regulator, whose protein sequence is MRIGELAERTGTARRLLRYYEEQGLIIASRGANGYRDYDEPTVDRVIQVRGLLDAGLPTRIIKQILPCLDKPRAIYFPDATPEMLATLEAERDRMARRAECLLRNRDAISEYLDAVREYNRA, encoded by the coding sequence ATGCGGATCGGCGAGCTGGCGGAACGCACCGGTACCGCACGCCGGCTGCTCCGGTACTACGAGGAGCAGGGGCTGATCATCGCTTCCCGCGGGGCGAACGGCTACCGGGACTACGACGAGCCGACGGTCGACCGGGTGATCCAGGTGCGCGGGCTGCTCGACGCCGGGTTGCCGACGCGGATCATCAAGCAGATCCTGCCGTGCCTGGACAAACCCCGGGCGATCTACTTCCCGGACGCCACGCCGGAGATGCTGGCGACGCTGGAAGCGGAGCGCGACCGGATGGCACGGCGCGCGGAGTGCTTGCTGCGCAACCGGGACGCGATTTCCGAGTACCTCGACGCGGTCCGCGAGTACAACCGCGCTTAG